The Camelina sativa cultivar DH55 chromosome 18, Cs, whole genome shotgun sequence DNA window AAGCAAACCATACCAAGTATCAAACAAACTAACTCAGATAATCGAATGCTAATTGTTTGTcatattaaaaagcaaaacataccaAGTATCGAACAAACTAACGTAGATAATCGAATGCTAATTGTTTGTCATATTAGAAAGCAAAACATACTTAGTATCGGACAAACTACACTATGAGAACTAGAGCTTTGTCTTAATTAAACGAGTAAAATAGAAACTctgaatcaaacaaacaattcGTGTTTTAATCAAACCATCAAATTCCACACAATTCACAAACCATCAAATACCAAGTGgaacacaaattttgttttaaacaaacCATCAAATTCCACACAATTAACAGGAAGCGAAACATACCAAGTCGTGTTCTTCAGTGGTTTAGGAGATAGAACTGTCGTAAACGTCTCGCNNNNNNNNNNNNNNNNNNNNNNNNNNNNNNNNNNNNNNNNNNNNNNNNNNNNNNNNNNNNNNNNNNNNNNNNNNNNNNNNNNNNNNNNNNNNNNNNNNNNNNNNNNNNNNNNNNNNNNNNNNNNNNNNNNNNNNNNNNNNNNNNNNNNNNNNNNNNNNNNNNNNNNNNNNNNNNNNNNNNNNNNNNNNNNNNNNNNNNNNNNNNNNNNNNNNNNNNNNNNNNNNNNNNNNNNNNNNNNNNNNNNNNNNNNNNNNNNNNNNNNNNNNNNNNNNNNNNNNNNNNNNNNNNNNNNNNNNNNNNNNNNNNNNNNNNNNNNNNNNNNNNNNNNNNNNNNNNNNNNNNNNNNNNNNNNNNNNNNNNNNNNNNNNNNNNNNNNNNNNNNNNNNNNNNNNNNNNNNNNNNNNNNNNNNNNNNNNNNNNNNNNNNNNNNNNNNNNNNNNNNNNNNNNNNNNNNNNNNNNNNNNNNNNNNNNNNNNNNNNNNNNNNNNNNNNNNNNNNNNNNNNNNNNNNNNNNNNNNNNNNNNNNNNNNNNNNNNNNNNNNNNNNNNNNNNNNNNNNNNNNNNNNNNNNNNNNNNNNNNNNNNNNNNNNNNNNNNNNNNNNNNNNNNNNNNNNNNNNNNNNNNNNNNNNNNNNNNNNNNNNNNNNNNNNNNNNNNNNNNNNNNNNNNNNNNNNNNNNNNNNNNNNNNNNNNNNNNNNNNNNNNNNNNNNNNNNNNNNNNNNNNNNNNNNNNNNNNNNNNNNNNNNNNNNNNNNNNNNNNNNNNNNNNNNNNNNNNNNNNNNNNNNNNNNNNNNNNNNNNNNNNNNNNNNNNNNNNNNNNNNNNNNNNNNNNNNNNNNNNNNNNNNNNNNNNNNNNNNNNNNNNNNNNNNNNNNNNNNNNGACAAACTACACTATGAGAACTAGAGCTTTGTCTTAATTAAACGAGTCAAATAGAAACTctgaatcaaacaaacaagtcgTGTTTTAATCAAACCATCAAATTCCACACAATTCACAAACCATCAAATACCAAGTGgaacacaaattttgttttaaacaaacCATCAAATTCCACACAATTAACAGGAAGCGAAACATACCAAGTCGTGTTCTTCAGTGGTTTAGGAGATAGAACTGTCGTAAACGTCTCGCGGCCAGGCATCGTGAGGAGGGCGGTTAGAGATTGCATCGTGTCATCCTGGAGTTGAGGCTCGTAGTTGTTGCCTTGCGAAGATGGTTGACTTCCATGGGACTGATGCGGTGGAGACAGCGTATGATCCTCCGGTGGATTCGGTGGATAGTTCTAAACCTCAGGCGACGGAACTTGCGGATCAGGAACTCGATTGCTGGAGCTCTGGAAAAGGGTCTGTGGCGGTGGGAAGTTCCGGAAATGTGGTGGTCGTACTTGTTGGGGCATAAATCGTTCTTCCTCCGACGGCGTGAACGGCAGAGGTATTCGAGCAGTCGAGGTGAAATTGTACTGCGGTGGTAGCGGGTTGGTTCGATTAACGCCTGCAGATGGGTTAAACGGTTCGGCTCTCTGAGAGTTGGTGAGATGAACGGCTGCGGATGGGTTAGATGGTGCGGCTCTCTGAGGGTTGGTGAGATTAGATGCGGAAactctcctttttgttttcttaaccgCAGGATTCGACATGAGCTGAGGAAGTGAGATTGAGATGAGGATTGATTGTAGAAGATTGTAGAAGATTGATTTAGGGTTaatggaagaaggagatgaggaagtgaggaagaaggagagatcgagtgttttaggtttaggttagggtttagattgaggaagaaggagagatcgaaTTGATTAGGGTTAATGGAAGCGAAGGAGATGCAgaagtgaggaagaaggagaaatcgAAATATTTAGGATTGATTAGGGTTAATAGAAGCGAAGGAattgatttagattttgttttcttaatggATCGAGTGTTTTGTTAATGGTTCGGATCGAAATATTTTGGCCCAAATTTCTTTTGCCCAAAATATAAGAGGAGTGTTACACAATATAACCGATACGTTTTGTCAATATACACAAAAGAGAAATTGGTTCAGATGGTTCCATTTTCCATATCAACACAACTCGCTAAGTCTGCTGAATAGCCATCTGGGAATTTCACTAAGTATTTCACACATTCCAATAAGCTTGTTCTGGCTTCGTCTGTCAATGTATAGGGCGAGAAAGGTGCTTTACCCCTACTATCAAGATGTAAGTGTGGCCGAGAACAAAACTTTGCTATATCCAACCTTGACATGACagaatcttttgatttaccttTCACACGCATAAGAGTGTACATGATGTTGtccaaaaaattcttctctgtatgcatcacatcaatattatgtcgGAGATTAAGGTCCTTCCAGTACGGTAGCGACCATAAAATGCTTTCCTTGTGCCAGTTATGGTCCTTTCCATATCCATGCATCTTcctttcatgaccatttccaccgACGTCCTTGGTTCTTGGAGGATTTACACAATTCAACCGCTCAGAATAAACTTGCTCACCGATCAAGGACTCTGGTGGATACTCTCTTGTAGCGTCTTTTCCCTTCAAGAAGTCTTCTTTATTCCTCCTCAGAGGATGATCAGGAGGAAGAAATCTCCGAtgacaatcaaacaaacatgtCTTCCTTCCATTCAGTAGATAAAAAGACTTTATATCGTCCATACAAACTGGACAAGACAATTTACCATGTGTTGTCCATCCAGATAACATGTCATACGCAGGAAAGTCGCTTATCGTCCACATCAGCACTGCTTTTAGGTTGAAATTTTGGCCCAAGGACACATCGTATGCATCGACTCCggtagaccacaactcttttaactcatcAATAAGAGGTTGGAAAAAGACATCAAGACTAGCTCGCAGATGGTTTGGACCAGAATTaagaattgtaagaaacaagtactcAGCATCCATGCACATACGAGGGGGTAAATTATATGGCGTCAATATCACTGGCCATAATGAATGGTGACGAGACatcccaaatggattgaacccatcagtACACAATCCGAAATACACGTTACGTGGTTCTTCAGCAAATTGacgattttgttcttgaaaatacttcCACTCCGCTGCATCAGACGGATGACTCATTTCTCCCACCTTTGCTTGGTGCTTGGCATGCCATCATATTGCTGCTGCAGTCTTGTGActctgatacattctcttcagTCTATCACCAGTAGGTAAGtaccacatacgactatatggtactttggttctgCGTCGGTCATTCTTAGGCTTCCATCTTGAtgcatcacaaaacaaacattttttcctttttggcaTCTTTCCAgaataacatacaattgtttatacaaacatcaattgtatgatatgggagtcctaaattgcgcatcaatttctctgtctcgtAATGAGAACCCGTAGCTTGGTTTTCCTCTGGTAAATAATCACTCAACATTTCACATACtgaatccactaacttttcactcatattataatctgTCTTATTTTGCATAACTCTAGCAGCTAGAGATAATTGTGACTGACCTTCACGACAACCAtcatatattggattttttgcactttctaacaagtcatagaatttttttgaatggttaagTACTGGTTCTTCTACACTCTGATAATCCCCATCCCATTGATAGTTATCATCATAACCCACATTAgaaggaaatgcatcattcaccatatccacatatctatcttctactacattacccactTCCTCACTCCCACTAATAAATGTCGGATCAACAGTACTCGTTCCTAtatccatattaatttcttccccatgcttataccaaacataataatctggcataaacccataactaaaaagatgattccaaattctAGTCCCTAGAAAACGCTTCCCGTTTTTGCACCTACTACAAGGGCAAAAAAATTTACCCCCGTTTTCTTGTGCAAAAGGCTGGCTATTTGCAAATTGCATGAACTGCTCCATCCCGGCTCtgaactcttctgtaaaattttCCGTCACATCATCGATCCTCTTGTACATCCACTTTCGGAGATTACTATAATTGTAACTTCCTgacattattataaatctctATATTTGCAAAAACGAGTTTTTGCAAATCTCTAtatatgatctttttttttttttttttgttgctttgtgTTTCTGTGAGTGAGAAAAACGATTGGTGAGCTCAGTTTATATAGACATATTTAGCGACTAAAAAGTGACTATACTACGTAGTCACCAAATACAAGTACACCTACTTCGAATGCTAAAAACGTGTTTATATACACGTGTTAAGCGACTATTTAGCAACTAAATTTTGCGACCCACCGGAAATGTTGCAAAATAGTCGCCAAATTTCCTACTACTCAAGCAACTATCATTTAGTCgttaatttagcgactattttgcgacagAAATTTGCGACACGCCGAAAGTCGCCAAATTAACGATTATTCTCATTTCGTCGGTTTTTTGTCGCCATTTAGCGACTAATGTAGCGACTAAATTATTTAGTCGCAaattagcgactaaatagtAACTATTTGAGAATAGTCATAAAGCAGTCGCGAATTAGTGGGTATGTAATCGCTAAATTTAACGATTACGAATATAGTCGCTGATCGTAGTTGGAAAAtccgtgttttcttgtagtgattgaTGATCTACAGAAAAGGGTTTCCTTTAATAAATTTGTTGTGTGGTTTTTGAGAAGTATGAGAGAATTGTGAATGATGAGATTGTCGGTGGATCGGATCTGTGGTGATGTTAAACAGTATTTATAGAAGAAGTTTTAGGatctaattttgttagtttttcttttcctaattaCAACACAAGTAGGAATTATATTATTTGCTCTCTACGAGGAAAAGGAAACTAATTTCGCaaaatttacctttttcttgtatattcgtaactttgataatttttaatttatctgatAAAAAATGGAAACAAGTAAAATTGTACGTTGATGATGATAGCTTTTTGCGACGGCGGTGGTGGGAAAATCGTAATATTCCTCGGAATAATAAGGGTATAATGTATTTTCATAATTGTGAAGATACTGATAAGACCTAGCTTTCGGCCCAAGTTGGTTGGGTTTATGGGCCCAATATAATATTTGCGATTATTTgcgattcgttttttttttttttgctctttctttcctttttctcatcttcttcttaatttatagTAGTACTACTCTCGCGATGaagtttttctaaaacaattcaGACTACAGTTTTGTCAAGCGGCTGATTGCTTGAAAACTAAGCTGAATCTTTCCGGAATCGCGTATACGTATCGATCGAATCAAggtaatttgattattttttatttgtgtgtttatttttCCTGATCAAATCcagaaatatttgtttgtgaaTGATTCTTTAGGAAGTTTCTTTCCGCTGATAGAATCTGAGTTTCTTTATCTCCTTCCAATATTTGGAATCCATCCTTAGGTTTTATTTAGATGATCGGAGCAATTTAATCCTTGTTTTGTGGATGTTTTACAATACAATTTTGTGTTGTATTCAAACTGTTCGATAAAATGCATGAACGGGAATTTGTTTTTATACCAATCTTTAATGTATTATGCCTTTGTTCCGCACGCTAAGTATGGTTTGATCCAATTAGGTTTTTGAaggttgatttaattaatttccaATTGATGACGTTTGAATGTGTTCTCTAAGAATTGTCCTGTGTTCAtcaataccttttttttttttccttctagtTAAGGTTTATGCTAGACAGTAAGATCTCATGTTACTGATAACGTTCTTGAATGAACAAGAAGTAATTCTAGCTTAAGCTTAGACAAGATTTCTCATTGACAAAGCAGATTCATCTTATTGAATCTTACGAAATCCCTTACTCAATAGATTATCTATTTTTCTGTGTTATTCCATAATTGGCTTAACAAATTGTGTTTATGTATATTGCAGAGCTTCTAGATTCTCCAGTGTACGCTATGGGAAATACTTCTGGTGATGACAAGATCCTCAGTTTCGAAGATGTCGTCCTTAGGAGATCAGATTTGGACATCCTAAGTGGATCCAATTTTCTGAATGATCGTGTTATCGAGTTCTACCTAAGCTACTTGTCCTCGGTTCACAGTTCCCCTACCATCTCACTCATCCCTCCCTCCATTGCCTTCTGGATCTGCAACTGCCCCGACACTGAATCCCTCAAAGATTTCATGAAACCCCTCAAGTGTCACGACAAAAACCTCCTGATATTCCCTGTTAACGACAATCTGAATGTGGAGGTAGCAGAAGGTGGATTGCATTGGAGCTTACTCGTGTACTACAAAGATGCCAACACGTTTGTCCATCACGATAGCTTCATGGGTGTGAACAGATTTAACGCCAAACACCTCTTCGAGGCGGTTTCTCCATTTGTGGCTAACGGAGACGCAACATACAGGGAATGCAGTGATACACCGCAGCAAAAGAATGGGTACGATTGTGGTGTTTACCTTCTTGCAGTCGCTCGGGTTATATGCGAATGGTTTTGCTGTGAGGGAATGAAGAACCGGGATGAGCTGTGGTTTACTGAAGTGAAGAAGACTGTACCTGATTTGGTTAGCCATTTGAGAGCAGAGATATTGGAGCTGATCAAAACGTTGATGTCTCAGAGTGTGTGAGTAAATGAGAGAGAGATGTCATTTGAGTATGGTTAGATATTATTACGGTTGGTATGATTTTAACTGTTTACCGGATCTAAAAACATTTGATATTTTCACCGGTTATTAATGATATCAGTCTTCT harbors:
- the LOC104762132 gene encoding NEDD8-specific protease 1-like, which gives rise to MGNTSGDDKILSFEDVVLRRSDLDILSGSNFLNDRVIEFYLSYLSSVHSSPTISLIPPSIAFWICNCPDTESLKDFMKPLKCHDKNLLIFPVNDNLNVEVAEGGLHWSLLVYYKDANTFVHHDSFMGVNRFNAKHLFEAVSPFVANGDATYRECSDTPQQKNGYDCGVYLLAVARVICEWFCCEGMKNRDELWFTEVKKTVPDLVSHLRAEILELIKTLMSQSV